A single genomic interval of Halobacillus halophilus DSM 2266 harbors:
- the hisIE gene encoding bifunctional phosphoribosyl-AMP cyclohydrolase/phosphoribosyl-ATP diphosphatase HisIE: MNVNDLQFDEQGLVPAIVQDARSKAVLTLAYMSKESLEKTLEIGETVFFSRSRQELWHKGETSGNTQKVTSIHFDCDQDALLVQVVPNGPACHKGDYSCFSESLTDTEGHVKENRYQILDQLQSTLAERKSTLPEGSYTAKLFSEGVDRIAKKIGEEAGEVIIAAKNDDPEEMALESADLLFHLLVILTDRGVPLDDVLTVLEERHS; the protein is encoded by the coding sequence ATGAATGTAAATGATCTTCAATTCGATGAACAAGGACTTGTCCCTGCTATTGTGCAGGATGCTCGTTCAAAGGCTGTACTAACACTTGCCTATATGAGTAAAGAATCATTAGAAAAAACATTGGAAATTGGGGAAACCGTTTTTTTTAGCCGCTCCCGTCAAGAGTTGTGGCATAAAGGAGAAACCTCTGGAAATACACAAAAAGTAACGAGCATCCATTTCGATTGTGATCAGGACGCTTTACTCGTGCAAGTCGTTCCAAACGGACCTGCGTGCCATAAGGGAGATTACAGCTGCTTCTCGGAATCATTGACCGATACGGAAGGACATGTGAAAGAGAATCGCTATCAAATTCTGGATCAGTTGCAAAGTACACTAGCCGAACGGAAATCTACACTTCCGGAAGGTTCTTATACAGCCAAACTGTTTAGTGAAGGCGTAGACCGGATTGCCAAGAAAATTGGAGAGGAAGCGGGAGAAGTTATCATTGCAGCTAAAAATGATGATCCAGAAGAAATGGCCCTCGAATCAGCAGATCTGCTTTTCCACTTACTTGTCATTCTGACTGATCGTGGAGTCCCACTTGATGACGTACTGACGGTTCTAGAAGAACGTCACTCTTAA
- the hisF gene encoding imidazole glycerol phosphate synthase subunit HisF, producing MLSKRIIPCLDVKEGRVVKGIQFVDIRDAGDPVELAKVYDEQGADELVFLDISATHEGKKTMIDVVRSVASELAIPFTVGGGIRSLEDIKETLRNGADKVSLNSSAVNRPELLTEGADYFGSQCIVVAIDARYDEEWGTWRVYTRGGRTPSGWKVTEWAEEAVRRGAGEILLTSMNKDGEKTGFDLPLLEAVQDVVNVPVIASGGAGSSEHFYDVFTEVDADAALAASIFHYKETSVANVKAYLKEKGVIVR from the coding sequence ATGTTATCCAAACGCATTATTCCATGTCTGGATGTGAAGGAAGGGCGAGTAGTGAAAGGGATTCAATTCGTCGATATCCGTGATGCCGGAGATCCTGTAGAGCTTGCAAAGGTTTATGACGAACAAGGAGCGGATGAACTGGTTTTTTTAGATATATCAGCTACTCATGAAGGAAAGAAAACGATGATTGATGTCGTTCGCTCGGTAGCTTCAGAGCTGGCGATTCCTTTTACAGTCGGAGGAGGAATCCGCTCACTGGAAGATATTAAAGAAACTTTAAGAAACGGAGCGGATAAAGTTTCTTTAAATTCTTCAGCGGTGAACCGGCCGGAACTGCTTACAGAAGGAGCGGATTATTTCGGCAGCCAGTGTATTGTGGTAGCGATTGACGCTCGTTATGATGAAGAGTGGGGAACGTGGCGTGTCTATACCCGTGGAGGACGTACCCCTTCTGGGTGGAAAGTGACCGAATGGGCTGAAGAAGCAGTTCGTCGTGGAGCAGGAGAAATCCTGTTGACATCTATGAATAAAGATGGTGAAAAGACAGGCTTTGATCTTCCTTTATTGGAGGCAGTACAGGATGTCGTAAACGTACCTGTCATTGCTTCAGGGGGAGCCGGTTCCAGTGAACACTTCTATGATGTATTTACAGAAGTCGATGCGGATGCCGCTTTAGCTGCTTCGATTTTCCATTATAAAGAAACGTCCGTTGCAAATGTGAAAGCTTATTTGAAAGAGAAAGGGGTAATCGTGAGATGA
- the hisA gene encoding 1-(5-phosphoribosyl)-5-[(5-phosphoribosylamino)methylideneamino]imidazole-4-carboxamide isomerase translates to MSFTIYPAIDMRNGKCVRLEQGDFDKETVYGEDPYEVAREFSDKGASWIHMVDLDGAKEGSRKNAEHVLRAAKELSSHVQIGGGIRCEEDVRFYLDQGVDRVIIGSLAVRDLELTKSLLRNYGERIVIGLDARDGYVSTAGWLESSQIQAVDLGRELAEAGARTFIYTDIAKDGMLSGPNVKEIVRLADETKVNVIASGGIQGLSDLEILKNYQGRHVIGSIVGKALYTDRFTLSEALELEES, encoded by the coding sequence ATGAGCTTTACAATTTACCCAGCAATTGATATGCGTAATGGAAAATGTGTCCGCCTTGAGCAGGGAGACTTTGATAAGGAAACGGTGTACGGGGAAGACCCATACGAAGTAGCCCGAGAGTTCTCCGATAAAGGCGCCTCCTGGATTCATATGGTCGACCTTGACGGAGCTAAAGAAGGTTCAAGAAAAAATGCGGAGCATGTGCTCCGTGCAGCGAAGGAATTGTCTTCGCATGTACAGATTGGTGGAGGGATCCGCTGCGAAGAAGATGTGCGTTTTTATTTGGACCAGGGAGTAGATCGAGTAATCATCGGTTCACTTGCGGTTCGTGATTTAGAATTAACGAAATCTCTTCTTCGTAATTATGGAGAGCGTATCGTCATCGGGCTCGATGCACGAGATGGCTACGTGTCTACAGCTGGGTGGCTTGAGAGTTCTCAAATACAGGCAGTTGATTTAGGCCGTGAATTAGCCGAGGCAGGAGCACGGACATTTATTTACACCGATATTGCCAAAGATGGCATGTTGTCTGGACCTAATGTAAAAGAAATTGTTCGATTGGCGGATGAAACAAAGGTTAATGTTATTGCCTCAGGAGGCATCCAGGGGCTGAGCGACTTAGAAATACTCAAGAACTACCAGGGCCGTCACGTTATCGGTTCCATTGTTGGAAAAGCTCTTTATACTGATCGTTTCACGCTCTCTGAAGCTCTTGAATTGGAGGAAAGCTGA
- the hisH gene encoding imidazole glycerol phosphate synthase subunit HisH: MIGIIDYGMGNLFSVSKALERLDIPYKFGERPAEIEDCDGYILPGVGAFPDAMKALEEHGFIPFIKEKVKAGVPIYGICLGMQLLFEASEEGGETEGLGLFPGKIVRFPGVNEQGKSYKVPHMGWNKMNLLQPEEPLLSDVKEDYVYFVHSFVVQTPDPSILYATADYHLEVPAIVGRNNLVASQFHPEKSGRAGMQLLENFCKVMVKQ, from the coding sequence ATGATAGGAATTATAGATTATGGAATGGGGAATTTATTCAGTGTTTCTAAAGCCTTAGAGCGTTTGGACATTCCTTATAAGTTTGGTGAAAGACCTGCTGAGATTGAGGATTGTGATGGATACATTCTCCCGGGTGTTGGTGCTTTTCCGGATGCTATGAAAGCACTGGAAGAACACGGCTTCATCCCTTTTATAAAAGAAAAAGTTAAAGCCGGGGTGCCGATTTACGGAATTTGTTTAGGCATGCAGCTGTTATTTGAAGCGAGTGAGGAAGGCGGAGAAACTGAAGGACTAGGTCTTTTTCCGGGCAAAATTGTCAGATTTCCAGGCGTGAATGAACAGGGGAAATCCTATAAAGTACCTCACATGGGCTGGAATAAGATGAACCTGCTTCAGCCTGAAGAGCCGCTGCTTTCTGACGTGAAAGAAGATTATGTATATTTTGTTCACTCCTTTGTCGTACAGACCCCTGACCCATCTATCCTCTATGCAACAGCCGATTATCACCTTGAAGTACCGGCCATCGTTGGTCGAAATAACCTGGTAGCAAGTCAGTTTCACCCCGAGAAAAGCGGGAGAGCCGGCATGCAGCTCTTAGAGAATTTTTGCAAAGTAATGGTCAAACAGTGA
- the hisB gene encoding imidazoleglycerol-phosphate dehydratase HisB, whose translation MTNERYAEIVRKTGETNIELGISVDGSGKADLDVQVPFLAHMLELFAKHGLFNLSVKGHGDVEVDDHHLTEDIGICLGQAFREALGDKFGMKRYGSMTLPMDETLVTVAVDLSDRPHLEWKAELPKDRLGTFDTENVHEFFWKFAVEARMNLHIVLHHGHNTHHIIEAMFKALARALDEATQIDPRVQGVPSTKGSL comes from the coding sequence ATGACCAACGAAAGGTACGCTGAAATTGTACGTAAAACGGGAGAAACCAATATAGAACTTGGCATTTCCGTCGATGGTTCTGGTAAAGCAGATTTAGATGTGCAGGTTCCTTTTTTAGCTCATATGCTCGAGCTTTTTGCAAAGCATGGTCTGTTTAATCTTTCCGTTAAAGGACATGGGGATGTGGAAGTCGATGATCACCACTTGACTGAGGATATCGGTATTTGTCTGGGCCAGGCTTTCCGAGAAGCCCTGGGAGATAAATTTGGTATGAAAAGGTATGGTTCGATGACTCTTCCTATGGATGAGACGCTTGTCACAGTAGCGGTAGATCTTAGTGATCGTCCACACCTGGAATGGAAAGCGGAATTACCTAAAGATCGCCTGGGCACCTTTGATACGGAAAATGTACATGAGTTTTTTTGGAAATTTGCGGTTGAAGCCAGGATGAATCTCCATATCGTTCTTCACCATGGACATAATACGCACCATATAATCGAAGCCATGTTTAAAGCTCTTGCTCGCGCACTTGATGAAGCAACTCAAATTGATCCCCGGGTTCAAGGAGTGCCAAGTACGAAAGGAAGTTTATAA
- the hisD gene encoding histidinol dehydrogenase — protein sequence MKIIQKSDRVSLRRRVEQGTEEQRKTVQAIIEDVKSRGDEAVLNYTERFDGVKLDQYKVSPEEFEEAYEALDGEFVEILQEAAANIRRFHEKQRPASWFDSSEDGTILGQKITAIEAAGVYVPGGTAAYPSSVFMNVIPAQVAGVERIVMVTPPGKDGKVPDGVLLAAHILGVEDVYKVGGAQAIAALAYGTETVPAVDKITGPGNVFVALAKREVFGDVDIDMIAGPSEIAILADDTALASEVAADLLSQAEHDARSSSVLVTTSQQLAEQVQQEVKNQLEDLPRAEIARKSVEDYGMILLCETWGEAITTINEIAPEHLEIVTDEPFQHLGKIKNAGAIFLGPYSSEPVGDYFAGPNHVLPTNGTARFSSPLNVDDFLKKSSVISYSEDALKKHGDKIARYARLEGLEAHARAIDTRKERWK from the coding sequence ATGAAAATTATTCAAAAAAGTGACCGTGTATCATTACGTCGCCGAGTGGAGCAAGGAACAGAGGAACAGAGAAAAACCGTTCAAGCAATTATTGAGGATGTGAAATCTCGAGGAGACGAAGCGGTCCTTAATTACACAGAACGCTTCGATGGGGTAAAGCTTGATCAGTACAAAGTTTCACCAGAAGAATTTGAAGAGGCATATGAAGCGCTTGATGGGGAATTTGTAGAAATTCTGCAAGAAGCAGCTGCTAATATACGCCGTTTTCATGAAAAACAGCGACCTGCGTCCTGGTTTGATTCATCAGAGGATGGTACAATTCTAGGTCAGAAAATCACCGCTATTGAAGCGGCCGGTGTGTATGTACCTGGAGGCACAGCAGCTTATCCATCCTCTGTATTTATGAATGTGATTCCGGCTCAGGTAGCCGGAGTGGAAAGGATCGTGATGGTCACTCCCCCTGGGAAAGATGGGAAGGTTCCGGATGGTGTATTACTTGCCGCTCATATTCTTGGCGTGGAGGACGTTTATAAAGTAGGCGGTGCTCAGGCGATTGCAGCCCTCGCTTATGGGACGGAGACTGTTCCTGCTGTAGATAAAATTACTGGACCAGGAAATGTATTTGTGGCCCTTGCGAAAAGAGAAGTCTTCGGCGATGTAGACATCGATATGATAGCTGGTCCCAGTGAAATTGCTATATTGGCGGATGACACGGCCCTTGCTTCTGAAGTAGCCGCTGATCTTCTATCTCAAGCCGAGCACGATGCACGTTCTTCCAGTGTTCTTGTAACAACGAGTCAGCAGCTCGCCGAACAGGTTCAGCAAGAAGTGAAAAATCAATTAGAGGACTTGCCTCGTGCTGAGATTGCGCGTAAAAGCGTGGAGGATTACGGCATGATCCTCTTATGCGAAACGTGGGGCGAAGCAATTACTACAATAAATGAAATCGCTCCTGAACACTTGGAAATTGTAACAGACGAACCTTTCCAACACTTAGGAAAAATTAAAAATGCTGGTGCTATTTTCCTCGGACCTTATAGCAGCGAGCCTGTGGGTGATTATTTCGCCGGGCCTAATCATGTACTTCCGACGAACGGTACGGCTCGTTTTTCCAGTCCTTTGAATGTAGACGATTTTCTCAAAAAGTCGAGTGTTATTTCCTACAGTGAAGACGCACTAAAGAAACATGGGGATAAGATCGCACGTTATGCCCGGCTGGAAGGATTAGAAGCCCACGCAAGAGCAATTGACACGCGGAAGGAGAGATGGAAATGA
- the hisG gene encoding ATP phosphoribosyltransferase codes for MNKRLTIAMPKGRIYEEAAELMKRAGYDLGADLEESRKLILEFPEQNIRVMMAKPMDVVTYVEYGAADLGIAGKDVLLEQDRDVYEVLDLKISPCYVAVAGVPDQPLSRIAPKIATKYPKVASDYFREQGEQIEIIPLNGSIELAPLIGLADRIVDIVSTGRTLKENGLVEYEKITDITSRLIVNPVSYRLKSEEIEHMVTNLSDVMEGIK; via the coding sequence ATGAATAAACGACTGACAATCGCTATGCCAAAAGGACGGATATATGAGGAAGCAGCTGAGCTGATGAAAAGGGCCGGTTATGACTTGGGAGCAGATCTTGAAGAGTCCCGGAAGCTTATCCTTGAATTTCCTGAGCAAAATATTCGTGTGATGATGGCCAAGCCAATGGACGTAGTCACTTATGTAGAATATGGCGCAGCTGATCTTGGGATTGCTGGAAAAGATGTGCTTCTGGAACAGGACCGTGATGTCTATGAAGTACTCGATTTAAAAATCAGTCCATGTTACGTAGCCGTTGCAGGTGTACCGGACCAGCCTCTCAGCCGGATTGCACCAAAGATTGCCACTAAATATCCGAAGGTAGCTTCCGATTATTTTCGTGAACAGGGCGAGCAGATTGAAATAATTCCGCTCAATGGTTCGATTGAACTTGCACCACTAATTGGGCTGGCAGACCGAATCGTGGACATCGTTTCTACGGGCAGGACTTTGAAAGAGAACGGTCTGGTGGAATATGAAAAGATCACCGACATCACTTCTCGATTAATTGTAAATCCGGTTAGCTACCGTTTGAAAAGTGAAGAGATTGAGCACATGGTCACAAACCTCAGTGACGTCATGGAGGGAATAAAATAA